The following proteins are co-located in the Larimichthys crocea isolate SSNF unplaced genomic scaffold, L_crocea_2.0 scaffold97, whole genome shotgun sequence genome:
- the elf3 gene encoding ETS-related transcription factor Elf-3: MSSMCLSSVLTCANLTMYHTVVPDVLPQQPSVLPSINTQQISNPGCSSNISSQWYRQISPHCWTAENVLEWISDHVESTKFDASTLSLACCAMDGPALCQMNRDQMIGVFGPQLGLHLHQSLQEHKSKYDLQSLSGPELNETCQLLDNFLDNLNFPLLSTIRIGHAEDAVSKREFGYKDDYDLASLAMEPMTPLGDTEYLSDNQSESEYSSSSNSGMFGFSNLGSPESGSGESDPEFSYPLISKVHIKTEKGESQLKRPRGRPPKLSREHSSSIYSSSKKNKHAPRGTHLWEFIRDILIHPERNQGLMKWEDRREGVFKFLKSEAVAQMWGQKKKNSSMTYEKLSRAMRYYYKREILERVDGRRLVYKFGKNSSGWKIEEMAMGM; the protein is encoded by the exons ATGTCATCAATGTGCCTCAGTAGTGTCTTGACTTGTGCCAACCTCACCATGTATCATACTGTTGTCCCTGATGTCCTGCCGCAGCAACCCAGTGTGCTGCCCAGCATCAACACCCAGCAGATCAGCAATCCAGGGTGCAGCTCCAACATAAGCA GTCAGTGGTACCGGCAGATTAGCCCTCATTGCTGGACAGCAGAAAATGTTCTGGAGTGGATCAGCGATCACGTAGAGAGCACCAAGTTTGATGCCAGCACCCTAAGTCTAGCCTGCTGTGCCATGGACGGCCCCGCCCTCTGTCAAATGAACCGGGACCAGATGATTGGGGTCTTTGGCCCGCAGCTTGGCCTACACCTCCATCAGAGTCTGCAAGAACACAAGTCTAAATATG ATCTTCAGAGCCTGTCAGGACCAGAGCTGAATGAGACTTGCCAGCTCCTGGACAACTTTCTAGATAATCTCAACTTCCCTTTGCTCAGCACCATTAGAATTGGCCATG CTGAAGATGCTGTCAGCAAGAGAGAGTTTGGCTACAAAGATGATTATGACCTGGCCAGTCTGGCCATGGAGCCCATGACACCTTTGGGAGACACTGAGTACCTGTCTGATAATCAGTCAGAGAGCGAGTacagctcctcctccaaca GTGGCATGTTTGGATTCTCAAACCTTGGCTCACCAGAGTCTGGCAGTGGTGAATCTGACCCAGAGTTTTCCTACCCCTTAATTTCAA AGGTGCACatcaaaacagagaaaggagagTCTCAACTGAAGCGACCACGGGGGCGACCTCCTAAACTCAGCagagagcacagcagcagcatttattccagttcaaagaaaaacaaacacg CACCTCGTGGCACTCACCTATGGGAGTTCATCAGGGACATTCTCATCCACCCAGAGAGAAACCAGGGCTTGATGAAGTGGGAGGACCGCCGCGAAGGTGTCTTTAAGTTTCTAAAGTCTGAGGCTGTGGCTCAAATGTGGggtcagaagaagaaaaacagcagcatgacGTATGAGAAACTCAGCCGTGCCATGAG GTATTACTATAAGAGAGAGATCCTGGAGCGAGTCGATGGCCGTAGACTTGTATACAAATTCGGTAAGAACTCCAGCGGGTGGAAGATTGAAGAGATGGCCATGGGCATGTGA